Below is a genomic region from Desulfovibrio intestinalis.
GGCGGTGTGCCCAGGTATGGCAGGCCAGTACCCGTTTTCGCGCGCGCAGAGCAGTGCTTTGACGCTCAGTATGGTGTGTCAGATAATGCCGTACCAGTTCGGGGGCTTCATCTGGCTCGCGATAGCAGAGCATTTCGTGGGGTTCAAACAGCTGTTCCATTTGTGGACGCCAGTCAGTCAAAACAAAGGACCCTGCGGCAGGCACGTCGAAGATTCTCTGGTTCACAGCCCCTTTCATTTGCTTGCTTGTGCAGTTGAAATTCACAAGCGAGCGGCAATAGAAGCGCGGTAAATCTGTATAGTAGCTCAATGGTTCCATATACCGTGGCTGCACAGGTTCGTGCCGGAATTCTATTTTCCAGCCGTCATCACCTACAATAAGAGGCTTCAGGGGCAGTAACCGGCGTACACAGCCATTGCGGTAGAGACGAGTGGCCTGCCAGGTGATTGCGGTTTCATAGGCCAGCTTGGCTTCATTGTCCGGCAGGGCCTCATAGTGGGTGAATACCTGTGGAAAGGCATCACGCAGAAATTCAGCGACAGAGCGTTGTTCGCTTTTCATAAAGGCGAGTGAAACCTTATAGAAGGGAAGCAGCAGATCACGGGGAAAACGCCCGTTCTTCAGGCGGCTGCCCACCTTGTACACCATAGAATTTCCAACAAAGGAAAGATCTGCCTGCCATGCAGCCGGGGCGCTTGCGCCCTTGTCGGGATGGAAGCGATCCGGGTCTGTGCCGAGCGGCAGATAAAACACATGCTCAAAACCTGCTGCCTGCAAGCTTTCAATGTTGTCCGCATCCCAGGTAAACAGAGCCGTCCAGGGGCTGACGCAACGTGAATACAGGTGGATGATCAGATGGGGATTGTCCACAAACCAGGAGGCCAGAGGCAACTGAAGGCGGGCAAGCAGGTCCATAAGCACGCCTTCAACGTCCACGCCCATATGATTCAGCGTTATGCAGCAGTCTGGGCGAAAGGAAACCACAGCTTCAAGCAACTGTTCGACAAAGTCGGTGCGGGCCACGGTATCATTTTTGATATGCACAAGCTTGTGCTCAATGCCAAGCGTGTGGCATGCGCCTTCAACTTCGCCCATAAGAAAATATTTGCTGGTAAGAAGAAGAACGCGCGGTTGGCTGCCTGTAAAGCGTGGGCCAGCCGCGCGGCTCCAGAAGTCGAAGCGGGCACTGGCGGCCAGTTCTTTTTGCAGCCATCCGTAGTAGGCGCGGTCAAGCCGGAGATAGAAGGGGAGGGCTATTGGCAGCAGGCGCAGCCCATTGTGGCACGATTGCCAATGAGTCAGCTGCATCAGAGCTTCATCGGCATTGGCCGTTGAAACAAGTTCCACTCTTTGGCGGTCTTGTGGCGTCAGAGACGCAAGCGCCCCGCTTATTTTTTGGATTTCGTGCTCTTTTTCCACTACAGCCACTGGCCCGGAGCAACGCTCCAGCAGAAGCTTCAGCGCGTGGCCCATTCCGCACCCAAGAAGTACTGGCAGGGCAGTGTCCAGGTGTTCAGATGGCAATGTTTGCACAAGCGCAGTCTCTCTTGCCGGGCCGCCGGGAGACAGCATGGCAAAGCTGCGTGCGCCAACAACGGCTTCCAGATCAGTGGGGGCCGCATGTTCGCCAGAAACGGCGTCAGAAGGAAAGATCGCCCGGAATACTACCTGATCTGACCGGGAGTCTGGATGGGTCATTGAGGAGCGCCAAGGTGGGAGTGCTGTAAATGCTCAATAATAATTTCATGCTCAACCAGACGGCACATAACCTTGTCATACGTCTGGTCAATAGTGAGGTAGGCACGGCCGATGGAGAGCTCCACGCCGGGATAGATACGCCCGGGTACGAGCAGTCGGCAGTTATGCATATAGCTTTCGTCTTGTGAAAGACGTGCCCAGAGTTCGTCGCGTCTTTTGATCAGTTGCGTGCGCTGTATCCGCAGGGCTTGCAGTTTTCGGCTGGTTTCATTGGTTTCAGGCGCCAGGTGCCCGGCAACAGCGTTGAGGTGGGTTATTGTTTGTGATTGCTGCGCAATGATGCCATCGATCTTTTCAAGTTGGCGAATGCTCAGCGGGTCATAGCCCAGATAGATTTTGGTGGGGATTCCGGCTTTGTTGCCAAGCTGTTTGCCTACGTAAACGCTGCCGTAGGCATTGATGATGCCCCCGTAGGCCAGCTCACGCACAACCATGCTGGCTCCGGCATAAACCGTGGAGTAGAGGCAGCTTTTTTCAATGACGATATTGTCGCGTGCACGGGCCTCTACCTTTTCTAAAAAAGGAGAAAGAAGTTTGCCGCCTGCGTCTACCAGGCTATGCTGCCCAGCACCGCCGCGCACGCCGCCGTCAATCATGAGATTGCGCCGGGCGCGAACCACGCCGCCTTCAACCATGCCCATTATACGCACATTATTGGCCTGCACGGAAAATCCGGCCCGTACAGAGCCGTGGATCGCCATGTCGCCTACAAAGAATATATTGCCGGTTTGAAAACTGATGTCCTGACGGACATTGAGCAGGCACTTTACCGTAATTCTACCGTCCAAATAGAAAACATATCCATTGGCGGCAGCAAGAAGGTAATTGGGATACTGAGGGTCTATGCGGGTATTGGAGCCAGCAGGAAACCTGTGCTTTTCAAGCATGAAGCGTGGGTCAGGATCCGGCCCTGCATCTTCAAGCGGAATAATTTCGGCCAGCACCTGTCCGTCAATGACATTCTGGACATACCCCAGGCTGTAGACGTCAGACGAGCCGTTCTCTCCACCAGGTTTAAGGTGAAGGTAGTCAAAATCGGGATTGAAGTAATGCCGCAGATAGTATTGCACCATGCACCATCCGTAGAACCTGATGAGCATGCACCCGGATGCGGTTAGTCCGCAGTATCGGGAATATAGCCCTTCAATTCCTCTTCAGTATCAAAGGTAGGAAAAAATCCTTCAATTTCCACTTTTTTCAAAAGATCTGCCACATGTGGAGCAGGCATTAGCAATACAAGTCTTCTGCCATGTCCACGGCTTTTGGTACTGGCGCTTACAAGCACCCCCAAGCCTGATGTGTCCACCTTGCCTACATGGCTCAGATCAAGAACAACCTGCTTGATGCCTGGAGTCAGGAGGTGTTCGTCCAATTGGCGGCTGAATTGGGGTACATCAGGTAATTGCATGTCGCCCAGGTAGCGCAGAACTATGACGTTTTTGTGAGACTCCGCTTGCAGGGTAAACACAGGCCCGTCCTCCGGATAACGCGGGGCGTCAACTATTGAACAGATTTTCTGAATCGAGCCATATAGTGACTGGTCCCCAGTTGCACAGACGTATTGCCATATCGGCACCGAAGATGCCTGAAGATACGCTGACGTTACAAGATTCGTCAACCATCTTCACAAAATAGTCAAACATGGGCTCGGCCCAGGTGGGATTTCCGGCACCTGTAAAAGACGGGCGGCGTCCTTTTCGGCAGTCTGCATACAGGGTGAACTGCGGCACGAGCAGAAGTTGACCTCCGAACTCTTCAAGAGAGGTGTGAAATTTGTTGGCCAGTGTCCCTTGACCGGGAAAAATGCGCAAACCGACAAGTTTGTGAATCATGCCCATAAACGCAGGATGGGTGTGAAAGTCCGCCCCATCATCCTGACCAAAACCCACCAGGGCCATAATTCCGGGGCCGATGGCCGCCACCTGGCGGCCATCAACGCTTACCGAAGCTTCAGTCACCCTTTGGGCCAAAATTCGCATCAGGAGTGTCCCAAAGGTTCTTCACCGTTGTCGGCGTTAACAGCGGTACTTTGCGCTTTGCGCTGCTTACGCTTGGCTATCTTGGCTTCTTCTTCGTCACGCAGGGCGCGCCGGAGCACTTTACCCACGATAGTTTTGGGCAGTTCCTTACGAAATTCTACAAGGCGCGGCACCTTGTAGCCCGCAAGCTTTTGGCGGCACCATGCAATAACATCGGCCTTGGTAAGTTCTTCATCTTCCTGCGTCACAACATAGGCCTTGAGTATCTCGCCGCGAATATCGTCGCGTATGCCCACACTCACGGCTTCCTGAATTTTGGGATGCTCCAGCAATACTTCATCTACCTCGCGAGGATAGACGTTGTAGCCGCTGACGATGACCATGTCTTTTTTTCTGTCGACAATGTAAAAATAGCCGTCTTCATCCATAGTGGCCAGGTCGCCAGTATAGAGCCAGCCATTGCGCAGTGCGCTGGCCGATTCATCTGGACGGCGCCAGTAACCGCTCATGATCTGCGGGCCGGACACGATGAGTTCGCCCATTTTGCCAGGAGGAAGCGTCAAAGAGCCGCCTTCCATATCCACTATGCGGGCGTCGGTGCCCGGCAGCGGCATGCCAATGGAATTGGCTTTCTGTCCCTGTTTGCCCAAGGGGTTACAGTGGGTAATGGGTGACGCTTCGGTAAGTCCGTAACCTTCAAGGATGGAGGCTCCGGTTGTTTCCTGAAACTGGCGGAAAATTTCTCTGGGCAGCGGTGCAGAACCGGACACGCATATTTTGATGCTGTGCAGGTCGAACTGCGCCAGATTTTTTTGCTGCAAAAGCGAAATATATACCGAGGGAGCCCCAGGAAAAATACTGGGTTTGTGCTTCGCTATCAGGCGCAACACATCCTGCGGCACATAGCGCGGCAGGGGCAGGGTGGTGGCGGCTAGGGCAATGGGAATGATGAGACCAGTGGTGAGGCCGTACACATGAAAGAAAGGCAGAAGAGAAATGAATGTATGATGGTCTTCGGCCTTTACGTTGATAATGTCGAGAACCTGGCGGCAGTTTGTGCCCAGGTTGCTGTGTGTAAGCGTTACCCCTTTGGGCAGGCCCGTGGTTCCGCCAGTGTACTGAAGCATGATCGGATCATGCAGGGGATCGGCAATGGGAGCCGAATAGCGTTCTGCGCCCTTGAATATTTTTTTCCACTCAAAAACGCTTTTTCCGTCGTATGGGATAGGCGCTTTTTTGTTGCGTGCCTTTTTAAGGCGGTACAACCAGTTAAGAGGAAACGACAGGGCATCGGCAGCGCCGGTAATAATGAAGTTACGTAACGGCAGGCGGTCGCGCAAAGCTGAAACACGGGGCCAGAGCAGGTCGAGCATCACAATATGCTCTGCACCGGAGTCCTGCATATTGGCCATAATCTCTTTTTCCATATACAGGGGGTTGGTCATGACCACCACTGCCCCGGCCTTGATGATGCCCCAAAAGGCTATCACAGTCTGGGGCATGTTGGGCATCATGAGGGCCACGCGCTGGCCTGTTTTTACCCCCATCCGCTTGAGCGCACCTGCAAAAAGTTCTGCGGATTCGCGCAATTTTTTATAGGAAATACGAGTATTATGAAAAATGATCGCCGGACGGTTGGGATACCTGTCCGCCGCTTCGTCCAGCATGGCGTATAGGGGTTTGTCCCATGTCTCGGTAATGCGGGGGACAAACGCGTCATAGTGGGCAAACCAGGGACGGTACAATTCTGTGTTCATGGCGATCCTTATGAATCAGAAGTCGCGTTAAAATGAGGAAGACGCTACAGGTGCAGGGGCGGTTTCCGCCCACGCTGTAACAACTGCATACGCCTTGATGCCCTCGGCGCGGCCCGTAAAACCCAGCCCCTCTTCGGTGCTGGCTTTAACGTTGACGCAGCTTTGCGGCAGAGCCAGCAAGCGAGCAATGTTTTTTTTGATTTCTTCGCGGTAGGGTGCCAGGCGCGGCGTTTGGGCAACGACTGTCAGGTCGGCATGGCAGAGGCGAACGCCTGCCTGACGCGCCATGTCGAGAGCCTGATCGAGTAATAGAGATGAAGAGATATTGTCAAAACGGGGGTCTTTATCAGAAAAATGCTGGCCAATGTCGCCTAGCCCTGCGCAACCCAACACCGCATCGGTGAGGGCGTGAAGAAGAACATCGCCGTCAGAATGGGCCACAACTTCAGGGCCCGTGGGGATAAGAATTCCACCAAGTTTCATAGGGCGACCCGGAGCATACCGATGAACATCGTAACCCATGCCTGTGCAGGGGCGCGGAAGGGCCGGGGCATCCTGCAGAAGGGCCAGGTCATCCGGATTGGTAATTTTCAC
It encodes:
- a CDS encoding long-chain-fatty-acid--CoA ligase, which encodes MNTELYRPWFAHYDAFVPRITETWDKPLYAMLDEAADRYPNRPAIIFHNTRISYKKLRESAELFAGALKRMGVKTGQRVALMMPNMPQTVIAFWGIIKAGAVVVMTNPLYMEKEIMANMQDSGAEHIVMLDLLWPRVSALRDRLPLRNFIITGAADALSFPLNWLYRLKKARNKKAPIPYDGKSVFEWKKIFKGAERYSAPIADPLHDPIMLQYTGGTTGLPKGVTLTHSNLGTNCRQVLDIINVKAEDHHTFISLLPFFHVYGLTTGLIIPIALAATTLPLPRYVPQDVLRLIAKHKPSIFPGAPSVYISLLQQKNLAQFDLHSIKICVSGSAPLPREIFRQFQETTGASILEGYGLTEASPITHCNPLGKQGQKANSIGMPLPGTDARIVDMEGGSLTLPPGKMGELIVSGPQIMSGYWRRPDESASALRNGWLYTGDLATMDEDGYFYIVDRKKDMVIVSGYNVYPREVDEVLLEHPKIQEAVSVGIRDDIRGEILKAYVVTQEDEELTKADVIAWCRQKLAGYKVPRLVEFRKELPKTIVGKVLRRALRDEEEAKIAKRKQRKAQSTAVNADNGEEPLGHS
- the dtd gene encoding D-aminoacyl-tRNA deacylase — protein: MRILAQRVTEASVSVDGRQVAAIGPGIMALVGFGQDDGADFHTHPAFMGMIHKLVGLRIFPGQGTLANKFHTSLEEFGGQLLLVPQFTLYADCRKGRRPSFTGAGNPTWAEPMFDYFVKMVDESCNVSVSSGIFGADMAIRLCNWGPVTIWLDSENLFNS
- a CDS encoding FapA family protein; this translates as MVQYYLRHYFNPDFDYLHLKPGGENGSSDVYSLGYVQNVIDGQVLAEIIPLEDAGPDPDPRFMLEKHRFPAGSNTRIDPQYPNYLLAAANGYVFYLDGRITVKCLLNVRQDISFQTGNIFFVGDMAIHGSVRAGFSVQANNVRIMGMVEGGVVRARRNLMIDGGVRGGAGQHSLVDAGGKLLSPFLEKVEARARDNIVIEKSCLYSTVYAGASMVVRELAYGGIINAYGSVYVGKQLGNKAGIPTKIYLGYDPLSIRQLEKIDGIIAQQSQTITHLNAVAGHLAPETNETSRKLQALRIQRTQLIKRRDELWARLSQDESYMHNCRLLVPGRIYPGVELSIGRAYLTIDQTYDKVMCRLVEHEIIIEHLQHSHLGAPQ
- a CDS encoding CgeB family protein, which gives rise to MTHPDSRSDQVVFRAIFPSDAVSGEHAAPTDLEAVVGARSFAMLSPGGPARETALVQTLPSEHLDTALPVLLGCGMGHALKLLLERCSGPVAVVEKEHEIQKISGALASLTPQDRQRVELVSTANADEALMQLTHWQSCHNGLRLLPIALPFYLRLDRAYYGWLQKELAASARFDFWSRAAGPRFTGSQPRVLLLTSKYFLMGEVEGACHTLGIEHKLVHIKNDTVARTDFVEQLLEAVVSFRPDCCITLNHMGVDVEGVLMDLLARLQLPLASWFVDNPHLIIHLYSRCVSPWTALFTWDADNIESLQAAGFEHVFYLPLGTDPDRFHPDKGASAPAAWQADLSFVGNSMVYKVGSRLKNGRFPRDLLLPFYKVSLAFMKSEQRSVAEFLRDAFPQVFTHYEALPDNEAKLAYETAITWQATRLYRNGCVRRLLPLKPLIVGDDGWKIEFRHEPVQPRYMEPLSYYTDLPRFYCRSLVNFNCTSKQMKGAVNQRIFDVPAAGSFVLTDWRPQMEQLFEPHEMLCYREPDEAPELVRHYLTHHTERQSTALRARKRVLACHTWAHRLQTLLERMRQVYGTPVAQNSQRRRERA
- a CDS encoding anti-sigma factor antagonist, which codes for MFTLQAESHKNVIVLRYLGDMQLPDVPQFSRQLDEHLLTPGIKQVVLDLSHVGKVDTSGLGVLVSASTKSRGHGRRLVLLMPAPHVADLLKKVEIEGFFPTFDTEEELKGYIPDTAD